A stretch of the Dyella telluris genome encodes the following:
- a CDS encoding TonB-dependent receptor — protein sequence MIIQTQKRKRLLAAAIGFAMASAMPAISLAQSSDATIRGQGPVDTDVVAKNAATGATRRTHTDKGGSYALVGLPPGTYQVSAGPGTERTVTVTVASVFTLNLSAQQAAAAAPAAAANAKDLGPISVSATTLQEVKTSEVGTLVSLRQIDTTPAASRNFLEFADTVPGMVFTRDSNGNTSLRSGAQASSNINVYIDGVGQKNYVMPGGVTGQNNSQGNPFPQLAIAEYKVITSNYKAEYDQLSSAAVTAETKSGTNDFHGDVFGSYTNTRMRARTPAEDASGEKAQSHEKDYGFDFGGPILKDQAHFYIAYEGKEFNSPITVTPQGNSTLWPELPASAQKELGPTNLPFKENNWFGKVDWEPTDRDRIEVSGKYRDENAISGVGSNSTENAALNTRNTEKRFDIRWDHSTDSWFNRLQATYEDAVYNPSPIVLGYGASYTDYKNQNSTLLVDGASPLSFQNKGQKGPAISDDFTLNDVQWHGDHVIKMGVKFKSVKLTAQDAGDTNALYTYAVGPDGTESIPYKVQFGNPIPGQNPVATSRDKQFGTYIQDDWQVDDHWTFNLGVRWDYEETPSYLNYVTPAGVVAAINSQDPNAPAGQTYAQTLAKGGVNINDYISTGNNRHAQKNEIQPRIGFSNDLFGDEAHVIFGGWGRSYDRNLYESLQVEQTKSVLSQPTLLFNTPLSPCVPSATCLTWNPAYLGIPALQALVANSTAGKEVDLINNNLKSPYSDQLSIGMRNQVGEWNTSVAFVNIKSFNGIVYTLGNRYPNGAFWQGGSQPWSYGIPGYGSLIIGNNGLKTKTNQFLISAEKPYTADSHWSASFAYTYTNAVQNNDNQDPTDQYAFDFSTIHAYPFTGAAVAKHRLVSTGSLDGPWGFVFGAKLTLATPIPDLGLACYQTPTNQEVGSMNGGGCQSVSIHPPGTGKFLVGGKVFGYRDFDMQATKNFKVWGNLNGYVRIDLLNAFNWNNYKEYVENWNALSTGQRAVIYNSVGDITGYPRTLKVTAGINF from the coding sequence GTCCTCCGACGCGACCATTCGCGGCCAGGGTCCGGTCGACACGGATGTGGTCGCCAAGAACGCGGCGACGGGCGCCACGCGGCGCACGCATACCGACAAGGGCGGCAGCTACGCCCTGGTGGGCCTGCCGCCGGGCACCTACCAGGTGAGCGCCGGCCCGGGCACGGAGCGCACGGTCACCGTGACGGTGGCATCGGTCTTCACGCTCAACCTGAGCGCGCAGCAGGCCGCCGCCGCGGCACCCGCCGCAGCAGCCAACGCAAAGGACCTCGGCCCGATTTCCGTATCGGCCACCACCCTGCAGGAAGTGAAGACGTCCGAAGTGGGCACGCTGGTGTCGCTGCGCCAGATCGATACCACGCCCGCCGCATCGCGCAACTTCCTCGAGTTCGCCGACACCGTGCCGGGCATGGTGTTCACGCGTGACTCCAACGGCAACACCAGCCTGCGTTCCGGTGCCCAGGCAAGTTCGAACATCAACGTCTACATCGACGGCGTGGGCCAGAAGAACTACGTGATGCCCGGCGGCGTCACCGGCCAGAACAACAGCCAGGGCAACCCGTTCCCGCAGCTCGCCATTGCCGAATACAAGGTCATCACGTCCAACTACAAGGCTGAGTACGACCAGTTGTCGAGCGCGGCGGTGACGGCAGAAACCAAGTCGGGCACCAACGATTTCCATGGTGATGTGTTCGGCAGCTACACGAACACCAGGATGCGTGCGAGGACGCCCGCAGAGGATGCGTCCGGCGAAAAGGCCCAGTCGCACGAAAAGGATTATGGCTTCGACTTCGGTGGCCCCATCCTCAAGGATCAGGCGCACTTCTACATCGCGTACGAAGGCAAGGAGTTCAACAGCCCGATCACCGTGACACCGCAGGGCAACTCGACCTTGTGGCCGGAGTTGCCGGCGAGCGCACAGAAAGAGCTCGGCCCGACCAACCTGCCGTTCAAGGAGAACAACTGGTTCGGCAAGGTGGACTGGGAGCCGACCGACCGTGACCGTATCGAGGTCAGTGGCAAGTATCGCGACGAAAACGCGATCAGTGGTGTCGGAAGCAACAGCACAGAGAACGCCGCGCTGAACACGCGCAACACCGAAAAGCGTTTCGATATCCGTTGGGATCACAGTACCGACAGCTGGTTCAACCGCCTGCAGGCCACTTATGAGGATGCGGTCTATAACCCCAGCCCCATCGTGCTGGGCTACGGCGCGTCCTATACCGACTACAAGAACCAGAACTCCACGCTGCTGGTGGACGGCGCTTCGCCGTTGTCATTCCAGAACAAGGGCCAGAAGGGCCCGGCGATCTCCGACGACTTCACCTTGAATGACGTTCAGTGGCACGGCGACCACGTGATCAAGATGGGCGTGAAGTTCAAGTCCGTGAAGCTGACCGCGCAGGATGCCGGCGACACCAACGCGCTGTACACCTATGCGGTGGGTCCGGACGGCACCGAGTCGATTCCGTACAAGGTGCAGTTTGGTAATCCGATTCCGGGGCAGAACCCGGTCGCGACCAGTCGCGACAAGCAGTTCGGTACCTACATCCAGGATGACTGGCAGGTGGACGACCACTGGACCTTCAACCTCGGCGTGCGCTGGGACTACGAAGAAACGCCCTCGTACCTCAACTACGTGACGCCAGCCGGCGTGGTCGCCGCGATCAATTCGCAGGACCCGAATGCGCCCGCAGGGCAGACCTATGCGCAGACGCTGGCCAAGGGCGGCGTGAATATCAACGACTACATCAGCACAGGCAACAATCGCCACGCACAGAAGAACGAGATCCAGCCGCGCATCGGTTTCTCCAACGATCTGTTCGGTGACGAAGCGCATGTGATCTTCGGCGGCTGGGGTCGTTCGTACGACCGCAACCTGTATGAGTCGCTGCAGGTCGAGCAGACCAAGTCGGTGCTGTCGCAGCCCACGCTACTGTTCAACACCCCGCTGTCGCCGTGTGTGCCCAGCGCCACCTGCCTCACCTGGAACCCGGCTTATCTGGGCATTCCTGCCCTGCAGGCGCTGGTTGCCAACAGCACGGCGGGCAAGGAGGTGGACCTGATTAACAACAACCTGAAGTCGCCGTATTCAGATCAGCTAAGCATTGGCATGCGCAACCAGGTCGGCGAATGGAACACGAGCGTCGCCTTCGTGAACATCAAGAGCTTCAACGGCATCGTGTACACCCTGGGCAACCGCTATCCGAACGGTGCCTTCTGGCAGGGCGGCAGCCAGCCATGGAGCTACGGCATACCGGGCTACGGCAGCCTGATCATCGGCAACAACGGCCTGAAGACCAAGACCAACCAATTCCTGATTTCTGCCGAGAAGCCTTACACGGCCGACTCGCACTGGAGTGCATCGTTCGCGTACACCTACACGAATGCCGTGCAGAACAACGACAACCAGGATCCGACCGACCAGTACGCGTTCGACTTCTCGACCATTCACGCGTACCCGTTCACCGGTGCGGCCGTCGCCAAACATCGACTGGTATCCACCGGCTCGCTCGATGGCCCGTGGGGCTTTGTATTCGGCGCCAAGCTGACGCTCGCCACGCCGATTCCGGATCTTGGACTCGCCTGTTATCAGACGCCGACCAACCAGGAAGTGGGCAGCATGAACGGCGGCGGTTGCCAGTCGGTATCGATTCATCCGCCCGGCACCGGCAAGTTCCTTGTTGGCGGCAAGGTGTTCGGTTACCGCGACTTCGACATGCAGGCCACCAAGAACTTCAAGGTCTGGGGCAATCTCAACGGTTACGTGCGTATCGACCTTCTCAACGCATTCAACTGGAACAATTACAAGGAATATGTCGAAAACTGGAACGCGCTCAGTACTGGCCAGCGCGCCGTGATCTACAACTCGGTGGGTGACATCACCGGTTACCCCCGCACTCTCAAGGTCACCGCAGGCATCAACTTCTAA
- a CDS encoding glucoamylase family protein: protein MSKRTIRAALVGALTLAVGMATAAPAASAGDTATLKYNALPAGQRAAIDELEQRTFQWFWDSADPKTGLVPDHWPAESFASIASVGFALTAYGVGVERGYVTRDQAVERTLATLKFFNEATQNDSEDDATGNHGFFYHFLDMKTGKRYSRWVELSSVDTTLLLGGVLFSQTYYDGHNAKEKQIRELADAIYRRVDWTWMQPKAPLISMGWTPGGKFIPANWKGYDEGMLVYVLAMGSPTHPVSDDAWQAWASTYPKQWGEFQGRTFLNFAPLFGHQYSQTWVDFRGIRDAWSRDHNTDYFQNSREATYAQRAYAIANPNHWEGYGENIWGLTACNGPGDAVVKRDDGSTRAFYGYTARGAGLDYISDDGTIAPTAAGGSIAFAPEIAVPALLEMKNKYGDAIYGKYGFVDAFNPSYGTGMAPKEGRIVPGMGWADDKQIGIDQGPIVLMIENWRSGFVWNVMRRNPYIRKGLERAGFTGGWLEHTK, encoded by the coding sequence ATGAGCAAGCGAACCATCCGTGCCGCACTGGTCGGCGCACTGACCCTCGCGGTGGGCATGGCAACGGCGGCACCGGCCGCCTCAGCCGGCGACACGGCGACCCTGAAGTACAACGCCTTGCCGGCCGGGCAGCGCGCCGCCATCGACGAGCTGGAGCAGCGCACGTTCCAGTGGTTCTGGGACAGCGCCGACCCGAAGACGGGGCTGGTGCCCGATCACTGGCCGGCGGAATCGTTCGCCAGCATCGCCTCGGTAGGCTTCGCGCTGACCGCCTATGGCGTGGGCGTGGAGCGCGGCTACGTGACGCGCGATCAGGCGGTGGAACGCACCCTGGCTACGTTGAAGTTCTTCAACGAGGCCACGCAGAACGACAGCGAAGACGACGCCACCGGCAATCACGGTTTCTTCTACCACTTCCTCGACATGAAGACCGGCAAGCGCTACTCGCGCTGGGTGGAACTGTCGAGCGTGGATACCACGCTGCTGCTGGGTGGCGTGCTGTTCTCGCAGACCTATTACGACGGCCACAACGCGAAGGAAAAGCAGATCCGCGAGCTGGCCGATGCCATCTATCGCCGCGTCGACTGGACCTGGATGCAGCCCAAGGCGCCCCTGATCAGCATGGGCTGGACGCCGGGCGGCAAATTCATCCCCGCCAACTGGAAGGGCTACGACGAAGGCATGCTGGTCTACGTGCTGGCGATGGGCTCGCCCACGCACCCGGTGAGCGACGATGCGTGGCAGGCCTGGGCCAGCACCTATCCCAAGCAATGGGGTGAATTCCAGGGGCGAACCTTCCTCAACTTCGCGCCGCTGTTCGGCCACCAGTACAGCCAGACCTGGGTTGATTTCCGCGGCATCCGCGATGCCTGGAGCCGTGATCACAACACCGACTACTTCCAGAACAGCCGCGAAGCCACCTATGCGCAGCGCGCCTATGCCATCGCCAATCCCAACCACTGGGAGGGCTATGGCGAGAACATCTGGGGCCTGACCGCGTGCAATGGCCCCGGCGATGCGGTGGTGAAGCGCGACGATGGCAGCACGCGCGCCTTCTATGGCTACACCGCGCGTGGTGCCGGTCTGGACTACATCTCCGATGACGGTACCATCGCTCCTACGGCGGCAGGTGGCTCCATTGCCTTTGCACCGGAGATCGCGGTGCCTGCGCTGCTGGAAATGAAGAACAAGTATGGTGACGCCATCTATGGCAAATACGGCTTCGTGGATGCCTTCAATCCGAGCTACGGCACCGGCATGGCACCCAAGGAAGGACGCATCGTGCCGGGCATGGGCTGGGCCGACGACAAGCAGATCGGTATCGATCAGGGGCCTATCGTCTTGATGATCGAGAACTGGCGCAGCGGCTTTGTCTGGAACGTGATGCGCAGGAATCCGTATATCCGCAAGGGCCTGGAACGCGCCGGCTTTACCGGCGGCTGGCTGGAGCACACGAAGTAA
- a CDS encoding sugar ABC transporter substrate-binding protein, with product MRWLIRPPVATACRLLAAAALLLAGCSSSQDPQTLTFWTFGREGEAVVKLLPAFEREHPGIHVNVQQLPLSAAHQKLLTAFAGNSTPDLCQLGNTWLPEFVAIKALEPLQQRVAASTAVQPDDYFAHIWSTNLIDGTLYGVPWYVDTRLLFYRRDLLKAAGFDAPPRDWAEWRRMLAALSHPDRGTYGILLPTNEYEQLMSLALQQSEPMLRDGGRYGNFRSPGFKRALSFYVDTFRLRQAPAITAVEAGNPWEEFGRGVYAFYFSGPWNIGEFRQRLPANRENEWATAPLPGPDGGVAGAAGGASLVVFRRSTHKDQAWALIEYLSRPDVQQRFYDLLGDMPARRSAWDGGSLRTDPKVQAFRQQLENVKATPPVPEWEQIANEMQLVAAQAVAGELSVDEAAAEMDRRADRILEKRRWVLDHSRATEAAP from the coding sequence ATGCGCTGGCTGATACGCCCACCCGTTGCAACGGCATGCCGCCTGCTGGCGGCTGCCGCGCTGTTGCTGGCGGGTTGTTCCTCGTCGCAGGACCCGCAGACGCTCACTTTCTGGACCTTCGGCCGCGAAGGCGAAGCCGTGGTGAAACTGCTGCCGGCGTTCGAGCGCGAACATCCCGGCATTCACGTGAACGTGCAGCAGCTACCGCTGTCCGCGGCACACCAGAAGCTGCTCACCGCGTTCGCCGGCAACTCCACGCCGGACCTGTGCCAGCTGGGCAACACCTGGTTGCCCGAGTTCGTGGCGATCAAGGCGCTGGAGCCGCTGCAGCAGCGCGTGGCGGCATCCACGGCGGTGCAGCCGGATGACTACTTCGCGCACATCTGGTCCACCAACCTGATCGACGGCACGCTGTATGGCGTGCCCTGGTACGTGGATACGCGCCTGCTTTTCTACCGGCGCGATCTGCTCAAGGCAGCAGGTTTCGACGCCCCGCCGCGTGACTGGGCAGAGTGGCGCCGGATGCTGGCCGCGCTCAGCCATCCCGATCGCGGTACCTACGGCATCCTGCTGCCCACCAACGAGTACGAGCAGCTGATGTCGCTGGCGCTGCAGCAATCTGAGCCGATGCTGCGCGATGGCGGGCGCTATGGCAATTTCCGCAGCCCCGGCTTCAAGCGCGCGCTCAGCTTCTATGTCGATACCTTCCGCCTGCGCCAGGCGCCGGCGATCACCGCCGTGGAAGCGGGTAATCCGTGGGAAGAGTTTGGCCGCGGCGTGTATGCCTTCTATTTCTCCGGTCCGTGGAACATCGGCGAGTTTCGCCAGCGCCTGCCGGCCAACCGCGAGAACGAATGGGCCACGGCACCGCTGCCCGGTCCTGACGGCGGCGTGGCCGGTGCGGCGGGTGGCGCGAGCCTGGTGGTGTTCCGTCGCTCCACGCACAAGGACCAGGCCTGGGCGCTGATCGAATACCTGTCCCGTCCCGACGTGCAGCAGCGTTTCTACGACCTGCTCGGCGACATGCCCGCACGACGCAGTGCATGGGATGGCGGCAGCCTGCGCACCGATCCGAAGGTGCAGGCGTTCCGCCAGCAACTGGAAAACGTCAAGGCGACGCCGCCCGTGCCGGAGTGGGAACAGATCGCCAACGAGATGCAGCTGGTGGCCGCGCAGGCGGTGGCCGGCGAACTGAGTGTGGATGAGGCCGCAGCGGAGATGGATCGCCGCGCGGACCGCATTCTGGAGAAGCGTCGCTGGGTGCTCGATCACTCGCGCGCCACGGAGGCAGCACCATGA
- a CDS encoding carbohydrate ABC transporter permease, translating into MKRPSAAWWFLAPAMLVLGVFFLLPVVAALALSLTDYDLYALADIRHLRFVALHNYWDLLHQPAFWSALGHTLTFVVVGVPLSIMVSLGMALLLNSPLVRCKSFFRTALFAPVVTTVVAVAVVWRYILNTKYGWLNYVLGLVGIHPVDWLGDPHWAMPSIILFAVWKNFGYNMIILLAGLQAIPADLYEAARIDGASAPQQFRHITLPMLGPTLLMVAILTVSGYFQLFAEPYVMTEGGPLQSTTSVLYLMYNEGFKWWNFGMASAVAFLLFVIMFAVTALMLRLGRRGATA; encoded by the coding sequence ATGAAGCGACCATCCGCCGCGTGGTGGTTCCTCGCACCCGCCATGCTCGTGCTCGGCGTGTTTTTCCTCTTGCCGGTGGTGGCGGCGCTGGCGCTCAGCCTCACCGACTATGACCTCTACGCGCTGGCCGATATCCGCCACCTGCGCTTCGTCGCGCTGCACAACTACTGGGACCTGCTGCACCAGCCGGCATTCTGGTCGGCACTCGGGCATACGCTGACCTTCGTGGTGGTGGGCGTGCCGTTGTCCATCATGGTGTCGCTGGGCATGGCGCTGCTGCTCAACTCGCCGCTGGTGCGCTGCAAGAGCTTCTTCCGCACCGCACTGTTCGCGCCGGTGGTGACCACCGTGGTGGCCGTGGCGGTGGTGTGGCGCTACATCCTCAACACCAAGTACGGCTGGCTCAATTACGTGCTGGGCCTGGTAGGCATCCATCCGGTGGACTGGCTGGGCGATCCGCACTGGGCGATGCCATCGATCATCCTGTTCGCCGTGTGGAAGAACTTCGGCTACAACATGATCATCCTGCTGGCGGGCCTGCAGGCCATTCCGGCCGATCTCTACGAGGCGGCACGCATCGATGGCGCCTCGGCGCCGCAGCAGTTCCGCCACATCACCCTGCCCATGCTGGGTCCCACCCTGCTGATGGTGGCCATCCTCACCGTATCGGGTTATTTCCAGCTGTTTGCCGAGCCCTATGTGATGACCGAAGGCGGCCCGCTGCAGAGCACCACCAGCGTGCTCTACCTGATGTACAACGAAGGCTTCAAATGGTGGAACTTCGGCATGGCTTCGGCCGTGGCGTTCCTGTTGTTCGTGATCATGTTCGCCGTCACTGCGCTCATGCTGCGGCTGGGCCGGCGCGGAGCCACGGCATGA
- a CDS encoding carbohydrate ABC transporter permease, translating into MSPRIAKALVHGLLIGAVLVAVFPLLWMLSVSFMHPGEAGSLPPPLLPSHPTWNNYQALFVRAGVGRYLFNSLAISTAITVLSLAFNLMAGYAFAKLRFAGRERLFRGLLGMLVIPAQVAMLPLFLTLKYMGLVNSYAAVVLPAAATAFGIFLVRQYARGIPDELLEAARIDGASEWRIFGQIVLPLLKPIMVTLAIFTFLTAWNDFMWPLIALTGQEHYTLPLGLASLAREHAQDSELMMAGSVVTVIPVLALFLAMQRYYIEGLLLGSVKG; encoded by the coding sequence ATGAGCCCCCGCATTGCCAAGGCGCTCGTTCACGGCCTGCTGATCGGTGCCGTGCTGGTGGCCGTGTTTCCGCTGCTGTGGATGCTGTCGGTGTCTTTCATGCACCCCGGCGAAGCCGGCAGCCTGCCGCCGCCGCTGCTGCCGTCGCATCCCACGTGGAACAACTACCAGGCGTTGTTCGTGCGCGCGGGCGTGGGTCGCTACCTGTTCAACAGCCTGGCGATTTCCACCGCCATCACCGTGCTGTCGCTGGCCTTCAACCTGATGGCGGGCTATGCCTTCGCCAAGCTGCGCTTCGCCGGCCGCGAGCGCCTGTTCCGCGGGCTGCTCGGCATGCTGGTGATCCCCGCACAGGTGGCCATGCTGCCGCTGTTCCTCACGCTCAAGTACATGGGCCTGGTGAACAGCTATGCCGCCGTGGTGCTGCCGGCAGCGGCCACGGCGTTCGGCATCTTCCTGGTGCGCCAGTACGCGCGCGGCATTCCCGATGAACTGCTGGAAGCGGCGCGCATCGATGGCGCCAGCGAGTGGCGCATCTTCGGCCAGATCGTTTTGCCGCTGCTCAAGCCCATCATGGTGACGCTCGCCATCTTCACCTTCCTCACCGCATGGAACGACTTCATGTGGCCACTGATCGCACTGACCGGCCAGGAGCATTACACGCTGCCGCTCGGCCTGGCTTCGCTCGCACGCGAGCACGCGCAAGACAGCGAGCTGATGATGGCCGGCTCGGTGGTGACGGTGATTCCCGTGCTGGCGCTGTTTCTCGCCATGCAGCGCTACTACATCGAGGGGTTGTTGCTGGGTAGCGTGAAGGGTTGA